Proteins from one Vicinamibacterales bacterium genomic window:
- a CDS encoding lmo0937 family membrane protein: MLETIAVILIILWLLGMVSGYTLGNFIYVLLVIAIVLFLVRLISGRRV; encoded by the coding sequence ATGCTCGAAACGATTGCGGTCATTCTCATCATTCTGTGGCTGCTCGGCATGGTCAGCGGCTACACGCTCGGCAACTTCATCTACGTGCTCTTGGTCATCGCGATCGTGCTCTTCCTGGTGCGATTGATCAGCGGCCGCCGCGTCTGA
- the fabZ gene encoding 3-hydroxyacyl-ACP dehydratase FabZ, with amino-acid sequence MEGLKLPLDHAAIERILPHRYPFLLVDRITEIEVDKRIVGIKNVTLNERYLAHRNGEPPTLPPTILTEAIAQVGAILILAKPENRQRLPFFAGIERVRYRRAVHPGDVVEIEAVVRRLRSRMGVLHGIARVDGKVAVEGTMTFALGPRVESA; translated from the coding sequence ATGGAGGGCCTGAAACTCCCGCTCGACCACGCCGCGATCGAGCGGATCCTTCCCCATCGCTATCCGTTCCTGCTCGTCGATCGCATCACCGAGATCGAGGTGGACAAACGCATCGTCGGCATCAAGAACGTCACGCTGAACGAACGCTACCTGGCGCATCGCAACGGCGAGCCGCCGACGCTGCCGCCGACGATTCTCACGGAAGCGATCGCCCAGGTGGGCGCGATCCTGATCCTGGCCAAGCCCGAGAACCGCCAGCGGCTCCCCTTCTTCGCCGGCATCGAGCGCGTCCGCTACCGGCGCGCCGTGCACCCCGGCGACGTGGTGGAGATCGAGGCCGTCGTTCGCCGGCTGCGCAGCCGCATGGGCGTGCTGCACGGCATCGCCCGGGTGGACGGGAAGGTGGCGGTCGAGGGGACGATGACGTTCGCGCTCGGGCCGCGCGTCGAGTCAGCGTAG
- a CDS encoding GAF domain-containing protein has product MRPDTTAPREQEMLTTLIDLGRQVAAVLDFEELVAQIPKLIARLIEFDAFAVYLLDERRAELRVAYAVGYPDGSEPRRLKQGEGLVGAAVAAQTPLLVNDVESDARYVAIVAGMASELVVPLLHKKRPIGALNILSHRKDQFTPSDMELLRQFAAHVAVSIVNARLFERSRQDAEVFETLADIGRDVASVLDLDELFARIAQAMRRVIDYRTFGIWLIDESGEELEIKHAVHYGEHTDVRRIPVGEGLVGYAALHGEAVLVADVSQDPRYINVVQDVRSELAIPMLLKDRCIGVLDLESPELDAFSKRDVEILTLLASQAAVAIENARLYETVRANEVRLEKELHFAQRVQAALLPVGLPKRMKGVDVGARFAPARELGGDFHDFLAPESNLLAVALGDVSGKGVPAALYSVFAAELVRGRTFRRRYLPDRSGPASVLSSVNTILHQRQLEEYYCTLCYSIFDLKRRIVTIANSGLPYPIRATAEAVAQIELPGVPLGSFQGSTYDELTFALHTGDMFVFCSDGVFEAMNMAGEEFGAARLLSVVAERRDQNPRAVVDAVFDAVEAFREGATPNDDMTAVAVKIIG; this is encoded by the coding sequence ATGCGCCCCGACACTACCGCGCCGCGTGAGCAGGAGATGCTCACCACGCTCATCGATCTCGGGCGGCAGGTCGCCGCCGTCCTCGATTTCGAAGAGCTCGTCGCGCAAATCCCCAAACTGATCGCACGGCTGATCGAGTTCGATGCCTTTGCGGTGTACCTGCTCGACGAGCGCCGCGCCGAGCTGCGCGTGGCGTACGCGGTCGGGTATCCCGACGGGTCGGAGCCGCGGCGCCTGAAACAGGGAGAAGGCCTGGTCGGCGCGGCGGTCGCCGCGCAGACGCCGCTCCTGGTGAACGACGTCGAATCCGACGCGCGCTACGTCGCCATCGTCGCCGGCATGGCATCCGAGCTGGTGGTGCCGCTGCTGCACAAGAAGCGGCCGATCGGCGCGCTCAACATCCTCAGCCACCGCAAGGATCAATTCACCCCGTCGGACATGGAGCTGCTGCGGCAGTTCGCCGCGCACGTCGCGGTCAGCATCGTGAACGCGCGGCTCTTCGAGCGCAGCCGCCAGGACGCCGAAGTGTTCGAGACGCTCGCCGACATCGGCCGCGACGTCGCGTCGGTGCTCGATCTCGACGAGCTGTTCGCGCGCATCGCGCAGGCGATGCGGCGCGTGATCGACTACCGCACCTTCGGCATCTGGCTGATCGACGAAAGCGGCGAAGAGCTCGAGATCAAGCACGCGGTCCACTACGGCGAGCACACCGACGTTCGGCGCATTCCCGTCGGCGAGGGGCTGGTCGGCTACGCCGCGCTGCACGGCGAGGCGGTGCTCGTCGCCGACGTCTCGCAGGATCCGCGCTACATCAACGTCGTGCAGGACGTCCGCTCGGAACTGGCGATTCCGATGCTGCTGAAGGACCGCTGCATCGGCGTGCTCGATCTGGAGAGCCCCGAGCTGGACGCCTTCAGCAAACGGGATGTCGAGATTCTCACCCTGCTTGCCAGCCAGGCGGCGGTGGCGATCGAGAATGCGCGGCTCTACGAGACCGTCCGCGCCAACGAAGTACGGCTGGAGAAGGAACTGCACTTCGCGCAGCGGGTGCAGGCGGCGCTGCTGCCGGTCGGCCTGCCGAAGCGCATGAAGGGCGTCGACGTCGGCGCCCGCTTCGCGCCCGCGCGCGAACTGGGGGGGGACTTCCACGATTTCCTGGCGCCGGAGTCGAACCTGCTCGCCGTCGCGCTCGGCGACGTGTCGGGCAAGGGAGTGCCCGCCGCGCTCTACAGCGTCTTTGCCGCGGAACTGGTGCGGGGCCGCACCTTCCGCCGGCGCTACCTTCCGGATCGCTCGGGGCCGGCGAGCGTGCTCTCGTCAGTGAACACGATTCTCCACCAGCGCCAGCTCGAGGAGTACTACTGCACGCTGTGCTACTCGATCTTCGATCTGAAGCGGCGCATCGTCACCATCGCGAACTCCGGCCTGCCGTATCCGATCCGCGCCACGGCGGAAGCGGTCGCGCAGATCGAGCTGCCGGGCGTTCCGCTGGGATCGTTCCAGGGATCCACCTACGACGAGCTGACCTTCGCCCTGCACACGGGTGACATGTTCGTGTTCTGCAGCGACGGCGTGTTCGAAGCGATGAACATGGCGGGGGAGGAGTTCGGCGCGGCGCGGCTGCTCTCAGTGGTCGCGGAACGCCGCGACCAGAACCCCCGCGCCGTGGTCGACGCGGTGTTCGATGCCGTGGAAGCATTCCGCGAAGGCGCCACGCCCAACGACGACATGACCGCGGTCGCAGTCAAGATCATCGGGTGA
- a CDS encoding EamA family transporter encodes MTPPVSTPRERRLAWFAWIAVCVIWGTTYLGIRVSLETMPPMLMGGLRWVFAGGVLGAYMLARGEKLPGPRGLRAAMLLGFLMLVLGNGGVVWAEMYVPSGLTAVVIAASPFWMAGVEALQADGERMTPSTAVGLLVGFSGIVLLVWPELRHGGTGGSGFLAGMIALQIACLGWSIGSSYSRRHSRQENVFMATAAQMLAGGVMMLAIGTARGEWSALGFSARSASAFIYLATIGAIGGFVAYTYALRHLPVSLVSLYAYINPIIAVALGVALLGEPFTSRMAVAAALVFGGVAIIRQRQTRRPLINRTRKSTIAMTKST; translated from the coding sequence GTGACGCCGCCCGTCTCGACGCCCAGGGAACGCCGCCTCGCCTGGTTCGCCTGGATCGCCGTCTGCGTCATCTGGGGCACGACGTACCTCGGTATCCGCGTCAGCCTGGAGACGATGCCGCCGATGCTGATGGGCGGCCTGCGATGGGTGTTCGCCGGCGGCGTGCTCGGCGCCTACATGCTGGCACGGGGGGAAAAGCTGCCGGGCCCCCGCGGGCTGCGCGCCGCGATGCTGCTCGGCTTCCTCATGCTCGTGCTCGGCAACGGCGGCGTGGTGTGGGCCGAGATGTACGTGCCCAGCGGCCTGACGGCCGTCGTCATCGCCGCGTCACCGTTCTGGATGGCCGGCGTGGAGGCGCTGCAGGCTGACGGCGAGCGCATGACGCCGAGCACCGCGGTTGGACTGCTGGTCGGGTTCTCGGGAATCGTGCTCCTGGTGTGGCCGGAGCTGCGGCACGGAGGCACCGGCGGCAGCGGGTTCCTCGCCGGCATGATCGCGCTGCAGATCGCGTGTCTCGGGTGGTCGATCGGCTCCTCGTACTCGAGACGCCACAGCCGGCAGGAGAACGTCTTCATGGCCACCGCGGCGCAGATGCTCGCCGGCGGCGTGATGATGCTGGCGATCGGGACGGCGCGCGGCGAGTGGAGCGCGCTGGGCTTCTCGGCGCGCAGCGCGTCGGCCTTCATCTACCTGGCCACTATCGGCGCGATCGGCGGCTTCGTGGCATACACCTACGCCCTGCGGCACCTGCCCGTGTCGCTCGTGTCGTTGTACGCCTACATCAACCCCATCATCGCCGTCGCCCTCGGCGTGGCGCTGCTGGGCGAGCCCTTCACCTCGCGCATGGCCGTCGCCGCCGCGCTGGTGTTCGGCGGCGTGGCCATCATCCGACAGCGTCAGACGCGGCGGCCGCTGATCAATCGCACCAGGAAGAGCACGATCGCGATGACCAAGAGCACGTAG
- a CDS encoding SDR family oxidoreductase, with product MFEAGLFKEHVAVVTGGGTGIGLAIARRLGSLGARIAIASRNHEHLERGCASLRESGIDALAVQLDVRNPEQVEEMVERTVKHFGGLDILVNNAAGNFICRAEDLSPNGWNAVIGIVLNGSFYCSRAVGQYMIAKQRGGSIVSILANYVWTGSPGTIHSAAAKAGVMSMTQTLAAEWAPHGIRVNAVAPGPIEASPGAARQLWSSPAAIDRITATIPLKRWGRPEEVADAVAFLAAPQSGFITGEILTVDGGTWIGKGPYGFIEPGSPQ from the coding sequence ATGTTCGAGGCTGGCCTGTTCAAGGAACATGTCGCGGTCGTGACCGGCGGCGGCACCGGCATTGGTCTCGCCATCGCGCGGCGGCTGGGATCGCTCGGCGCGCGGATCGCCATCGCGAGCCGCAATCACGAGCACCTCGAGCGGGGCTGCGCGTCGCTGCGAGAGTCGGGGATCGACGCGCTCGCGGTACAGCTCGACGTGCGCAACCCCGAACAGGTCGAGGAGATGGTCGAGCGCACCGTGAAGCACTTCGGCGGGCTCGACATCCTGGTCAACAACGCCGCCGGCAACTTCATCTGCCGCGCCGAAGACCTCTCGCCGAACGGCTGGAACGCCGTCATCGGGATCGTGTTGAACGGCAGCTTCTACTGTTCGCGCGCGGTGGGGCAGTACATGATCGCGAAGCAACGCGGCGGATCGATCGTGTCGATCCTCGCCAATTACGTGTGGACCGGAAGCCCCGGCACCATTCATTCGGCGGCCGCCAAGGCCGGCGTGATGTCGATGACGCAGACGCTCGCCGCCGAGTGGGCGCCGCACGGCATCCGCGTCAACGCCGTCGCGCCCGGCCCCATCGAGGCGTCCCCGGGCGCCGCGCGCCAGCTGTGGAGCTCGCCGGCGGCCATCGATCGCATCACCGCCACGATTCCGCTGAAACGGTGGGGACGTCCGGAGGAAGTCGCCGACGCCGTCGCCTTCCTTGCCGCGCCGCAGTCCGGCTTCATCACCGGTGAGATCCTCACCGTGGATGGCGGCACCTGGATCGGCAAGGGGCCGTACGGGTTCATCGAACCCGGTTCCCCCCAGTGA